The proteins below are encoded in one region of Caldivirga sp.:
- a CDS encoding 30S ribosomal protein S27ae, translated as MLNMSKAVKARAHTWYTIDMEKGVFRFNKRLCPRCGSVMAYHKEPVPRWHCGKCGYTIFESQAPRQRVSRGR; from the coding sequence ATGTTAAATATGAGTAAGGCTGTTAAGGCAAGGGCACACACGTGGTACACTATAGATATGGAGAAGGGCGTGTTCAGGTTTAATAAGAGGCTATGCCCCAGGTGTGGTTCAGTAATGGCTTACCATAAGGAACCAGTACCCAGGTGGCACTGTGGTAAATGCGGCTACACCATATTTGAAAGCCAAGCCCCAAGGCAGAGGGTAAGTAGAGGTAGGTGA